The following nucleotide sequence is from Paralichthys olivaceus isolate ysfri-2021 chromosome 22, ASM2471397v2, whole genome shotgun sequence.
CATGCCCCTGATCATATTTGCACTCATGCACTTCACGTGATCGCACACTGAACACAACTTGAACCGAGTTGTCTGCCTCTCTTAAAAAGTGTCTGACCATAACTGCTGCTGGGATCAATACGTCATCATTAGTTTAAGAGACTGATTCAAACCCTGAATCCACGAGGTCTTTATCGATCATTTCACTCAGGTGACCTCTGCCCCACTCCCCCAGtgttctcactcactcacacacacacacacacacacacacacacacacacacacacacacacacacacacacacagacacatggtcaTTCTCTGTCCTCAGGTGATGTTGAGGAGTGTGTTCAGGAGCCTGAGGACCAACACTGTCTCTGCCCAGAGAAGCATGTCTCAAAGCAGCCTTGCTGGAAGGGTGGCCATAGTCACTGCCTCCACAGATGGGTAAGAACCACGCCTGACGCCTGCTCTGCATTAAGTTCCAACAGTCACCTCAggaaaccacttttaaattcaccagatctggATTTTTGTTTGCATCTTCATATTCTTGTACTCACTCATAAACACCAGTCTCCTGAACAGGCCTTgtcaaatcaatgaaaatgcaaAGTGAAAATATATCCTGGGTTCCTTCCTGACCTATATcgcatcctttcaccaagttttgtgattATCGTCACGTAGTTTTTGCGTAAACCAGCAAACCATCAACTTAACAagtacagatgaaaacataacctccttggcgaatGTAATACTCCAAAAAATAACCACGTAAGTGTCCGTCTGATGACAACACAGTGACTGATGTGATCACAATCACAGAATAACTTTGAAATAAACTATTAGTGCTGAGTTGCACTTTGTTTCCAACAGCACATTCATGGTAATAATAATATCGAATGATGTTTGCTCCACTGTCATGGTCCCCTCTACCCCCCTCCTCAGAATTGGTCTGGCTGCAGCTGAGGCTCTGGGAAAGCGAGGAGCCCACGTGGTGGTGAGCAGCCGGCGACAGGCCAACGTGGACAAGGCTGTGGCGCTGCTGCAGAGCCAGAGCATCCAGGTGACAGGCACCACCTGCAACGTCGGCAaaggagaagacagagagaaactggtTCAAATGGTGAGGAGTCAACTGAGGAGGACATTAAATATGACTGGATTGTCTTGTATGAGTGTGTTATTAGTCATGTCTCTTGTTTTATCAATTCCTCCTGGGCTCCTGCTGTTTGAAACCCTCAAAATAATGAGTCTGTTAGTGATTATTTTTACGTATAACCTCATTTATAATCTCATGCTGTGTGTAGACTCTGGAGAAGTGTGGGGGGATCGACATCCTGGTCTCCAACGCAGCGGTCAACCCTTTCTTTGGAAACATCATGGACTCCACAGAGGAGGTCTGGGACAAGGTACTAATCAGGCTCCGTGACTCATTTATGAACCTGAATAAAAGTTAGAATTAATACAggattatttttgtgtttaaaatttgaatttagCTGAAATATCTTTTCTAGATTCTGTCTATAAATGTGAAATCGGCCTTTCTCATGACCAAGTTGGTGGTGCCTCATATGGAGAAAAGGGGGTGAGTGAGAAAAGATGCAAACAATAAAGACTGTAttactgtttcattttaaatgatttgaagtctgtcttttctcttctaGAGGTGGAAATGTCGTGTTTGTGTCGTCTGTGGCTGGATACCAACCAATGCAGGTCAGCGAGAGCATGAATTAAGACTCAGGACAGTTAATGCCGGCAGATATCAACATGAATACATGTCATTAAGAGAGTAAATCTGTGACATAAGGTTTCTGGTCTGTGTTGCTGCAGGCGCTGGGTCCGTACAGCGTCAGTAAAACAGCCTTGTTGGGTCTGACCCGGGCGCTGGCCCCTGAGCTGGCTCAGAGCAACATAAGAGTCAACTGTGTGGCCCCTGGAGTCATCAAGACCCGCTTCAGCTCTGCAGtaaggagaaaacacacacacacacataagcagaGGTAGAGACTAGAGGGAGCGATGGAGAGATGAAGTTAGATGTTTAGTTTGCACTGCTGCTCCCTAGTGTTTATATTTAGTAACAGATATAATTTTTCAACCTGGGCCCAAAGTTTATcaatgattcttttttttcaccaatAAAAGGCttgattgaaaaataaacagaattcCCCTTTGAAACACCAGGCGCAAATAACGTGTCTGTAACTTAACACTCTGTCATCTCACAGTTGTGGAAAAATGACAACATCGTGGACGAGTTCAAAAAGCAGCTCAGCATCAAAAGGTACAAGTCAACTTCAACTTGTCGCTGGTATTATATATATACGTGAATTATAATGCATGAATAATGCGTGAATTATAATCTTTTAAATTTCCCAGAATTGGAGAGCCAAGTGAAATTGGCGGTGTGATCGCCTTCCTGTGCTCTGACGAGGCTTCCTACATCACCGGAGAGACCGTCACAGTGACCGGAGGGATGAGCTGTCGACTCTGAGCCTGCAGCTGCAACACTAATGTGCACTTAGttcttgtctctgtgttgattatgtttttttttttttttgattacTGCCACATCAACCTGTTAGTGAAGATTCTGCATCGTATTCTTAATGTTCTGTGATTAAGATTTTTAATCAAGACGTGACAGTTTCAACAAATGATGCATGATGACTCTGTAATTGCTGCTACAATTAATTGAACCTTTGCAGTATATTTGATAAACCTTTATTCaatttgtaaataaatgagACAATTTACAGCcatttcatcattcattttacaCCTAACGCTAACAGATAGAGTCACGGTGAATGACGTGCAACATAATgtacaaagacacatttttctaatttcaaaaaccttcattagcatgtgtgaaatgaaaaaaaaaatttgttacAGAAATTGTctgatatatatttacacattatcTGTACTCTAATGTTCTCAATGATGGAAAAACTCATGTTTGCATGACAATGTTTATAATCAGAGTCAATGCAATTTCAGGGCAGGTTCTCCATGATCACACAACGTATTGAGGTTCAAAACAATTACAGCATGAATCATGATAGATAAGGAACTGGTTGCTCCGTCACAAAGTCCAAATCCTGGCGATAAAAATCTGTGTCTTCACCTGCGTTTGCTGCCAGCAGACAGCAAGTCTCTCCGAGCCACACCAGGTTTCCAGTACTCCCTCAGAGTGGGAACGTAGGTGCCATGTTTGGTCTTGTAGTAGCGCTTTATGAACAGCTGGGGGAGACAGTAAGGGAGAAaacaggggggaggaggagagtcgTTATTTTCCAGTAAAATCcaaaactttattatttattatactcATGACTCTTCAATGACTGGTTGGGTTTCAAATCCCTCTTTTGGGACAATGTGGCAAATTAGAGGAATTTCAATGTAAGATTTCATTTCTTGAATGATCTCTACTGTCTGTCTATTCTTAGAAACACCGACGACACATTTTCACTTCCACATTAATATTACTTTAAGATTAAGATCATACATACCCTCCCTTTGAAGTTCTTTGTCGCCTCATCCTCAGAATCAGCTACGTAGTCTTCACTGCCTCCTGCAGCGGCCGGAGTCTCTAAACATGAAAGCAAATGCAGTTAAGACTGAAACCTGCGCAGACAACTGTTCATCGCAAATATTCCCCCGTGATCAATTTACACAATTTGGGAAATCACCTGTGTAAGTCCGTCGGCGAGGAGAGCCGCTTACACTCGATGAGAGAGGATGATTTCTGTCGAgtagaaacatcattaaac
It contains:
- the dhrs4 gene encoding dehydrogenase/reductase SDR family member 4 isoform X1 produces the protein MVILCPQVMLRSVFRSLRTNTVSAQRSMSQSSLAGRVAIVTASTDGIGLAAAEALGKRGAHVVVSSRRQANVDKAVALLQSQSIQVTGTTCNVGKGEDREKLVQMTLEKCGGIDILVSNAAVNPFFGNIMDSTEEVWDKILSINVKSAFLMTKLVVPHMEKRGGGNVVFVSSVAGYQPMQALGPYSVSKTALLGLTRALAPELAQSNIRVNCVAPGVIKTRFSSALWKNDNIVDEFKKQLSIKRIGEPSEIGGVIAFLCSDEASYITGETVTVTGGMSCRL
- the dhrs4 gene encoding dehydrogenase/reductase SDR family member 4 isoform X2: MLRSVFRSLRTNTVSAQRSMSQSSLAGRVAIVTASTDGIGLAAAEALGKRGAHVVVSSRRQANVDKAVALLQSQSIQVTGTTCNVGKGEDREKLVQMTLEKCGGIDILVSNAAVNPFFGNIMDSTEEVWDKILSINVKSAFLMTKLVVPHMEKRGGGNVVFVSSVAGYQPMQALGPYSVSKTALLGLTRALAPELAQSNIRVNCVAPGVIKTRFSSALWKNDNIVDEFKKQLSIKRIGEPSEIGGVIAFLCSDEASYITGETVTVTGGMSCRL